A genome region from Hymenobacter tibetensis includes the following:
- a CDS encoding phosphotransferase — MNKQPETDLLAPAFLEAMLAAHAPHQTVRVLSVVPFPLDNSASILVTLTAGQSTKTIGHFGLTVTLDVDGERQVHDMVLKVKPNGREISAMLASLAVACGGELAAVYPSVATRTGFQHTHKRELEVCQLPAADPIVRIWGTYADDEAEVYCVLMEYLQDVTLLNSVMAPHAWTDQHLRTALTQLATWHARYLTTGASVPSWLDIPSAAYMQEMSPLWAALLTNAATHFPDLYTTERTELLRAAIQQIPSYWAWQANRPKTLIHNDLNPRNTCFKMQHNALHLCAYDWELATYQVPSYDVVELLCFVLTEDRYHLRHEYLEHYRQVLHNLTGHYADAAAFRREVGYAALDFGLHRLGLYLMAHAVSPYPFLPRVVNSYFDTLAQLLEPSWAQPVAVVEFQ; from the coding sequence ATGAATAAGCAACCCGAAACCGACCTTTTGGCCCCGGCTTTTCTGGAAGCCATGCTAGCCGCCCATGCCCCCCACCAAACCGTGCGGGTGCTGAGCGTGGTGCCCTTCCCCCTCGACAATTCAGCCAGCATTCTCGTAACGCTCACGGCCGGACAAAGCACTAAAACAATAGGGCACTTTGGCTTGACGGTGACGCTGGACGTTGACGGCGAAAGGCAGGTGCACGATATGGTGTTGAAAGTCAAGCCCAATGGCCGCGAGATTTCCGCCATGCTGGCGAGCCTGGCCGTAGCGTGCGGCGGCGAGCTGGCCGCCGTGTACCCAAGTGTAGCCACTAGAACCGGTTTTCAGCACACCCATAAGCGCGAGCTGGAAGTGTGCCAGCTCCCCGCCGCCGACCCGATAGTGCGCATCTGGGGCACCTATGCTGATGACGAAGCGGAAGTGTATTGCGTGCTCATGGAATATTTGCAGGACGTAACGCTGCTGAACTCGGTGATGGCGCCCCACGCCTGGACCGACCAGCACCTGCGCACAGCGCTGACGCAGCTGGCCACCTGGCACGCCCGCTACCTAACCACCGGAGCATCCGTTCCGAGCTGGCTCGATATACCCTCGGCGGCTTACATGCAGGAAATGAGCCCGCTCTGGGCGGCCTTGCTTACCAACGCAGCCACGCACTTCCCGGACCTCTATACCACCGAACGGACCGAGCTATTGCGCGCCGCCATCCAGCAGATACCCTCTTACTGGGCTTGGCAGGCAAACCGCCCTAAAACGTTGATTCACAACGACCTGAACCCGCGCAACACTTGCTTTAAGATGCAGCACAACGCCCTGCACCTGTGCGCCTACGACTGGGAGTTGGCAACCTACCAAGTGCCTTCTTATGACGTGGTAGAGCTCCTTTGCTTTGTACTAACCGAGGACCGCTACCACCTGCGCCACGAGTACCTGGAACACTACCGCCAAGTCTTGCACAACCTCACGGGCCATTATGCTGATGCCGCGGCCTTTCGCCGGGAGGTGGGCTACGCCGCCTTGGATTTCGGCCTGCACCGTTTGGGCCTCTACCTCATGGCGCACGCGGTGAGTCCGTACCCGTTCTTGCCGCGCGTGGTGAACAGCTACTTCGATACGCTGGCGCAGCTACTGGAGCCGAGTTGGGCGCAGCCGGTAGCGGTGGTGGAGTTTCAGTAG
- a CDS encoding PEP/pyruvate-binding domain-containing protein: MILTGAERPTVRAKYTIGNKAQGLYRLREAGMLVPDFLVIPAELFDAVLREAPPQLTPEAAATHQRQQLERFELPAPERQAMAQVLANWQFPTHPVVVRSSVADEDSVGASFPGLMDSFLNLTTEVAVWAAISACAASAYSARAVAYRQQKQLTLVARPAVLVQRQVTAAASGVVFSTFPEYPQEMAVHGVWGFGEGLVGGQLEPDEFYLDKQTGIPQRTKIACKEEMLEQASGGNGLQTSAVAPDRQQAACLTSEQLATLFQAATTLERVFGRPQDIEFVLEDDRVWLVQARPISQPIPEVVVYDNSNIQESYCGVTTPLTFSFAQRAYATVYRQTMRVLGLPPARIATHEPVVTQLLGLVKGRIYYNINNWYRGLQLLPSFRQNKADMERMMGLEEPVDFVTNQEKTVAAKLKLLPSLVVNLVRLLAAFQQLKTRVPAFHAHFQTQYQRFYAQPLAGVSVKELLLQQQLLDENLLNNWTTPIINDFFVMTTNGRVARGLKKIGITASDEFLSRYLSGDQQVASTQPTRHLQALARAAWPQPALRQLLLAAPADLHAQVAQLAPDFHQRVEEFIAQYGDRTVGELKLETTTMRVNPAVFYQYLRNFLLTSPTPAAEPLSYLQEQARQELAARLAPRGRWFRRRLQGNLDKLQLAIRYREALRLERTRLFGMYRALYLAMGQHLTQKHQLAAALDVFWLTEAEIIAALQASSTAEWQALVQQRRHEFEQYAHEDVPSRVTVPSPPTTAAPVSTADSGALRGTGCYPGVARGEVLVITDPGGDLNVSGKIVCALRTDPGWAALFPMCRGVIIEKGSSLSHSVILLRELGIPTIINVAAVTKRLSTGQRISMNGETGEIQILEA, from the coding sequence ATGATTCTGACCGGGGCTGAGCGGCCAACTGTCCGCGCCAAGTACACCATCGGCAACAAAGCGCAGGGGCTCTACCGGCTGCGCGAGGCGGGAATGCTGGTGCCCGATTTTCTAGTTATCCCGGCCGAGCTCTTCGACGCGGTGTTACGGGAGGCGCCCCCCCAGCTTACCCCAGAAGCCGCGGCAACGCACCAGCGCCAGCAACTGGAACGCTTTGAACTGCCCGCCCCCGAGCGGCAGGCTATGGCGCAGGTGCTAGCCAATTGGCAGTTTCCCACTCATCCGGTGGTTGTGCGCTCGTCGGTAGCCGACGAGGACAGCGTCGGCGCCTCGTTTCCGGGCCTGATGGATTCCTTTCTGAACCTGACGACGGAAGTGGCGGTGTGGGCGGCCATCAGCGCCTGCGCGGCCAGCGCCTACTCGGCGCGTGCGGTAGCCTACCGCCAGCAGAAGCAGCTAACCCTGGTGGCCCGCCCCGCCGTGCTTGTGCAGCGGCAGGTGACGGCGGCCGCCAGTGGCGTGGTGTTTTCCACGTTTCCGGAGTATCCGCAGGAAATGGCCGTGCACGGGGTCTGGGGGTTTGGGGAAGGCTTGGTAGGCGGCCAGTTGGAGCCCGATGAGTTCTACCTCGACAAGCAAACCGGCATTCCGCAGCGCACCAAAATTGCTTGTAAAGAAGAGATGCTGGAACAAGCCTCCGGAGGCAACGGTCTGCAAACAAGCGCCGTAGCTCCCGACCGGCAGCAGGCGGCTTGTCTCACGTCCGAGCAGCTTGCTACCTTGTTCCAGGCCGCCACCACGTTGGAGCGCGTATTTGGACGGCCCCAGGACATCGAGTTCGTGCTAGAAGACGACCGGGTATGGCTGGTGCAGGCCCGCCCGATTTCGCAGCCCATTCCCGAAGTGGTGGTCTACGACAACTCCAACATTCAGGAAAGCTACTGTGGCGTCACGACGCCGCTTACGTTCAGCTTTGCCCAACGCGCCTACGCCACTGTCTACCGCCAAACCATGCGCGTGTTGGGCCTGCCACCCGCCCGGATTGCCACCCACGAGCCGGTAGTGACGCAGCTGCTGGGCTTGGTGAAGGGGCGCATCTACTACAACATCAACAACTGGTACCGCGGCCTCCAGTTGCTGCCTTCTTTCCGGCAAAACAAAGCCGATATGGAACGCATGATGGGCCTAGAAGAGCCCGTGGACTTCGTAACCAACCAGGAAAAAACGGTAGCGGCAAAGCTGAAACTGCTGCCTAGCTTGGTGGTGAACCTGGTGCGGCTGTTAGCGGCTTTCCAGCAGCTTAAAACCCGCGTGCCTGCGTTTCATGCGCACTTTCAAACGCAGTATCAACGGTTCTACGCCCAACCGCTAGCGGGCGTCAGCGTCAAGGAGCTACTCCTGCAGCAGCAGCTTCTCGACGAAAACCTGCTTAACAACTGGACCACGCCCATCATCAACGACTTCTTCGTGATGACCACCAACGGCCGCGTGGCCCGGGGCCTAAAGAAAATCGGCATCACTGCCTCCGACGAGTTTCTGAGCCGCTATTTGTCCGGCGACCAGCAGGTAGCCAGCACCCAACCCACCCGCCACTTGCAAGCGCTGGCCCGCGCAGCCTGGCCCCAACCAGCGTTGCGCCAGCTGCTCTTGGCTGCCCCTGCCGACCTGCACGCGCAAGTGGCCCAACTGGCCCCCGATTTTCACCAGCGCGTCGAGGAGTTCATTGCGCAGTATGGCGACCGAACGGTGGGCGAATTGAAGTTGGAAACCACCACCATGCGCGTGAACCCCGCGGTTTTCTACCAGTACCTGCGCAATTTTCTGCTGACGTCTCCTACCCCGGCCGCCGAACCCCTCAGTTATTTGCAGGAGCAGGCCCGGCAGGAACTGGCCGCGCGGCTGGCCCCACGCGGACGCTGGTTCAGGCGGCGGCTTCAAGGCAACCTCGACAAGTTGCAGCTGGCCATTCGCTACCGCGAGGCCCTGCGGCTGGAACGTACCCGGCTGTTTGGTATGTACCGTGCCCTGTATCTGGCTATGGGCCAGCATCTAACGCAGAAGCACCAACTCGCCGCTGCCCTCGACGTCTTCTGGCTCACGGAAGCGGAAATCATAGCTGCCCTGCAAGCGTCCAGCACCGCCGAATGGCAAGCACTGGTGCAGCAACGGCGCCACGAGTTCGAGCAGTATGCCCACGAAGATGTTCCGTCCCGGGTCACGGTGCCCTCGCCTCCCACCACGGCCGCCCCGGTTTCAACAGCCGACTCGGGCGCTTTGCGCGGCACCGGCTGCTACCCCGGCGTAGCGCGAGGCGAAGTGCTGGTTATCACCGACCCCGGCGGCGACCTGAACGTGAGCGGCAAGATTGTGTGCGCCCTGCGCACCGACCCCGGCTGGGCCGCTTTGTTCCCGATGTGCCGGGGCGTTATCATCGAAAAGGGCTCATCTCTTTCGCACTCCGTTATTCTGCTACGCGAGTTGGGCATCCCGACCATCATCAACGTGGCCGCCGTCACCAAGCGCTTGAGTACCGGCCAGCGCATCAGTATGAACGGTGAAACCGGTGAAATTCAGATACTTGAAGCATGA
- a CDS encoding UbiA family prenyltransferase, with amino-acid sequence MNLRHFAAYLGQRFPPVNMGLFAILFLTVWSVAGTAGAKVGFSWREAGGILATISFFFRLRVFDEIKDYAADAINHPHRVLQSGRVTLKQLQVLAWLGAGGELAWSWYMGPVAVAGWLLALGYSLLMRYEFWVSEYLKKRLVLYALTHMLIMPLLITWLWVAYRPELVLPARFFMLAALSLLGGFAFEIARKIRAPEAERAGVDSYSRAMGYRGAIGAVLLVLAGGIAVQSTLLVQLQAGVWPFGLLAGLFVLTLFVYLWAAAAPQEKLLRTAELLVSLFMLTSYVAIIVEIAV; translated from the coding sequence ATGAATCTACGCCACTTCGCCGCTTACCTAGGTCAGCGCTTTCCGCCCGTCAACATGGGCTTGTTTGCCATCCTGTTTCTCACGGTGTGGTCGGTGGCGGGCACTGCCGGAGCCAAGGTCGGTTTCAGCTGGCGCGAAGCTGGCGGTATCCTCGCTACCATCTCGTTTTTCTTCCGCCTGCGGGTGTTCGACGAAATCAAGGACTACGCCGCCGACGCTATCAATCATCCGCACCGCGTGCTGCAGTCGGGCCGCGTGACCCTAAAGCAATTGCAAGTTCTGGCTTGGCTGGGGGCCGGGGGCGAGCTAGCGTGGAGCTGGTACATGGGGCCAGTGGCGGTGGCCGGGTGGCTGCTGGCTTTGGGCTACAGCCTGCTGATGCGCTATGAGTTTTGGGTGAGCGAGTACCTGAAGAAGCGCCTCGTGCTCTACGCCCTCACTCACATGCTGATTATGCCCCTGCTAATCACGTGGCTGTGGGTGGCTTACCGGCCGGAACTGGTGCTGCCCGCGCGCTTTTTCATGCTGGCCGCGCTAAGCTTGCTCGGTGGGTTTGCGTTTGAAATTGCCCGCAAGATTCGGGCGCCGGAAGCAGAGCGCGCCGGCGTCGATTCGTATTCGCGGGCTATGGGCTACCGGGGCGCTATTGGGGCGGTACTGCTGGTGCTGGCGGGCGGCATAGCCGTGCAAAGCACTCTGTTGGTGCAGCTCCAAGCGGGGGTGTGGCCGTTCGGGTTGCTGGCCGGGCTGTTCGTGCTTACCCTGTTCGTGTACCTGTGGGCCGCGGCGGCGCCCCAGGAAAAGCTGCTGCGCACGGCCGAGCTGCTGGTGTCGTTGTTTATGCTGACCAGCTACGTGGCTATTATCGTGGAAATAGCTGTCTGA
- a CDS encoding efflux RND transporter permease subunit yields MLYLYRLRYLLLLLIMTVCAALWPGVQAALVVDNNLSAWFLDDDPALEAYRTFQQRFGNDEVIILAVHDEQSVLTPGYLTAFVALTRELEALPAVAGVTGPGNAALPMRSLVGGTRPLLEPGTTATQVRQALQPLPTLRQSLFTDNYQTTRFLIQLRQLPDFDNRRAEILTQVQQLVYRHFSPKQAHFGGVGIIYAGLNALSQHDFGLFLGLGYLLMFSVLLLIYRNLLLLVYTLGVVGLATYVTFGVYGALGHRVNLMTVLLPIILILLGIMDAMHVINERNRLRTDTSTAYADALQALQNVLAPCLFTMLTTVAGFLALLSCPMAILQDFGVFAALGIALCLFFTFVLGVLLLPLAKAPARTAQATETTARKLVAFYTYLLARPRFFGGLSVLLALALAAGLPQLHSDTYTLGYLPVSNIVVQDHRAIEATWGPYMPLELLVEPKAGYTLSDTAVVQATFAFADSVRRVAGVGQVVGFYSLYQAGLEAQYGAKASRLRGSQGALRQVQQRLTTEYPTLTAQFVDARTATGRVTVSGAMLSARQLTAKMDTLLDIAGATLGPVATVRPAGYQPMYAGIVAYVTSSQTNSLLLSFVLVFALTWVFIRNFRLALLTVIPNLFPVLVLLGTMGWLGITLDTATASIGAIVLSFCVDDTIHFVYSYRQQRRQGATPTQARLTTIAHVGPTIVLTSVVLFLGYTVMALGSLKTVQLFGLLTAISVAGAFYGELVIFPLALKKYDPE; encoded by the coding sequence ATGCTCTACCTCTACCGGCTTCGCTACCTGCTCTTGTTGTTGATTATGACGGTTTGCGCGGCGCTGTGGCCCGGCGTGCAAGCCGCTCTGGTTGTGGACAATAACCTCTCGGCTTGGTTTCTCGACGATGACCCAGCCTTAGAAGCGTACCGCACGTTTCAGCAACGCTTCGGCAACGATGAAGTGATTATTCTGGCGGTCCACGACGAACAATCGGTGCTGACTCCTGGCTACCTGACGGCTTTTGTGGCGTTGACCCGGGAACTGGAGGCGTTGCCGGCGGTGGCTGGTGTCACGGGTCCGGGCAATGCGGCGCTGCCTATGCGCAGCCTGGTGGGGGGCACCCGGCCGCTGCTGGAACCCGGCACCACGGCCACGCAGGTTCGGCAGGCGTTGCAGCCGCTACCCACGTTGCGCCAGAGTCTGTTCACCGACAACTACCAGACCACCCGCTTCTTGATTCAGCTGCGCCAGCTCCCTGACTTCGACAACCGGCGCGCCGAGATTCTGACGCAGGTGCAGCAACTCGTGTACCGGCACTTTTCACCTAAGCAGGCGCACTTTGGAGGCGTCGGCATTATCTACGCGGGCCTCAACGCTCTGTCTCAGCACGACTTCGGGCTGTTTTTGGGACTGGGCTACCTGTTGATGTTCAGTGTGTTGCTGTTGATTTACCGCAACCTCCTGTTGTTGGTGTACACGCTGGGGGTGGTGGGGCTAGCCACCTACGTGACGTTTGGCGTGTATGGGGCGCTGGGCCACCGCGTAAACCTGATGACGGTGCTGCTGCCCATCATCCTAATTCTGCTAGGCATCATGGACGCCATGCACGTCATCAACGAGCGGAACCGGCTGCGCACCGACACTAGCACGGCTTACGCCGATGCCTTACAGGCGTTGCAGAACGTGTTGGCGCCCTGCCTGTTCACTATGCTGACCACCGTGGCCGGGTTTCTGGCGCTGCTTTCCTGCCCCATGGCTATTCTGCAAGACTTTGGCGTATTCGCTGCCCTGGGTATTGCACTATGCTTGTTTTTCACCTTCGTGTTGGGCGTGTTGCTGCTGCCGCTGGCCAAAGCCCCGGCCCGCACTGCCCAAGCCACCGAAACAACTGCGCGCAAGCTGGTGGCGTTCTATACATACCTGCTGGCGCGGCCCCGGTTTTTCGGCGGCCTCTCGGTGCTCTTAGCGCTGGCGTTGGCTGCGGGGCTGCCCCAACTCCACTCGGATACGTACACGCTAGGCTACCTGCCCGTCAGCAACATCGTGGTGCAAGACCACCGCGCCATCGAAGCTACGTGGGGGCCCTATATGCCGCTGGAACTGCTCGTGGAGCCCAAAGCCGGCTACACCCTTTCCGATACGGCAGTGGTACAAGCCACCTTCGCCTTCGCCGACTCGGTGCGCCGGGTGGCGGGCGTCGGCCAGGTAGTGGGGTTTTATTCTCTGTACCAGGCGGGACTAGAGGCGCAGTACGGCGCCAAGGCTAGCCGATTGCGCGGCAGCCAGGGCGCTTTGCGCCAGGTGCAGCAGCGCCTCACCACCGAGTACCCCACCCTGACCGCGCAGTTCGTAGATGCCCGCACGGCCACCGGGCGCGTCACCGTTTCGGGGGCCATGCTGTCGGCGCGGCAGCTCACGGCCAAAATGGATACGCTGCTGGACATTGCGGGCGCCACGCTGGGCCCGGTGGCTACGGTGCGGCCGGCGGGGTATCAGCCCATGTACGCGGGCATTGTCGCCTACGTCACCAGTTCTCAGACCAACAGCCTGCTGCTGTCTTTTGTGCTGGTCTTCGCCCTGACCTGGGTGTTTATCCGGAACTTCCGACTGGCGTTGCTCACCGTTATTCCCAACCTGTTTCCGGTGCTGGTCTTGCTCGGAACGATGGGTTGGCTGGGCATCACCCTGGATACGGCCACGGCAAGTATTGGCGCTATCGTGCTGAGCTTCTGCGTCGATGACACTATTCATTTCGTGTACAGCTACCGGCAGCAGCGCCGCCAAGGCGCAACGCCCACCCAAGCGCGCCTGACCACTATTGCCCACGTCGGCCCCACTATCGTCCTGACCAGCGTGGTGCTATTTCTGGGCTACACCGTTATGGCCTTAGGCTCGTTGAAAACGGTGCAGCTGTTTGGCTTGCTCACCGCCATTTCGGTGGCGGGCGCTTTCTATGGCGAGCTGGTTATTTTCCCGTTGGCCCTAAAAAAATACGACCCGGAGTAA
- a CDS encoding PPK2 family polyphosphate kinase, with protein sequence MKSPDAFNLAKLPSRAPAEFHKTATLRQMKSVKQELIALQDRLYAENKRSILVVLQGMDASGKDGLIRRVFSGLNPQGVRVHSFKEPTELELAHDFLWRVHQQTPPKGMIHVFNRSHYEDVLVTRVQGLITPEEARRRFVAINNFEKLLQQAGTTVLKFYLHVSEKEQRERLEERVTDPEKRWKYEAGDEDKAKQWPAYRAVYEDVFEHCNPATCPWQLVPADQNWYKAFAVAKTLHDTLVELDPQYPSSKDERPKAEATR encoded by the coding sequence ATGAAAAGTCCCGACGCCTTCAACCTTGCCAAACTGCCGAGCCGTGCGCCCGCTGAGTTTCACAAAACGGCCACGTTGCGGCAAATGAAAAGTGTGAAGCAAGAGCTGATTGCGCTCCAAGACCGCCTGTACGCCGAAAACAAGCGGAGCATTCTGGTGGTGTTGCAGGGCATGGACGCCAGCGGCAAAGATGGCCTGATTCGGCGGGTGTTCAGCGGCCTCAATCCGCAGGGCGTGCGGGTGCACTCGTTCAAGGAACCCACGGAGCTGGAGCTGGCCCACGATTTTCTGTGGCGCGTGCATCAGCAGACCCCGCCCAAGGGCATGATTCACGTTTTCAACCGCTCCCACTACGAAGACGTGCTGGTTACCCGGGTGCAGGGCCTGATAACGCCCGAGGAAGCCCGGCGCCGGTTTGTAGCCATCAACAACTTCGAGAAGTTGCTCCAGCAAGCCGGCACCACGGTGCTCAAGTTCTACCTGCACGTATCCGAGAAAGAGCAGCGGGAACGACTGGAGGAACGCGTAACGGACCCCGAAAAGCGCTGGAAGTACGAAGCCGGCGACGAAGACAAAGCCAAGCAGTGGCCGGCATATCGGGCAGTATATGAAGACGTGTTCGAGCACTGTAACCCCGCCACCTGCCCCTGGCAGCTAGTACCCGCCGACCAAAACTGGTACAAAGCCTTTGCCGTCGCCAAAACCCTGCACGACACGCTAGTAGAGCTAGACCCGCAGTATCCTTCCTCGAAAGATGAGCGCCCGAAAGCCGAGGCTACCCGGTAA
- a CDS encoding sugar-binding domain-containing protein, protein MKTTFSLVFILAWALVLGTAQAQAPRQQVLFNTNWKFHKGDVTAGEKPDFNDTDWRRLELPHDWSIEGPFSQEWASATGFLPGGIGWYRKTFEVPAAFRTKKVFVYFDGVYKNSEVWLNGHFLGKRPSGFASFQYELTPHLNANGPNVLAVKADHSQVADSRWYTGSGIYRNVYLVATEPVHVALWGVGFTTPEVSASAATGKVTVAVTNRTAATANVLVKSTLLDSQGNVVATAQQQVQAKPSTDTPAALTLNISKPSLWSVEKPSLYKLRVALSVQGKLTDEVVEEVGVRTVRFDANQGFFLNDKSLKLKGLCLHDDAGALGVAVPEEVWERRLKALKEVGCNSIRMSHNPHADYFYALCDRLGFLVMDEAFDEWEEGKNKWVEGWNVGTPAKYGTHEFFKEWADRDLRDMILRNRNRPSIIMWSIGNEIDYPNDPYSHEVLNTGRNPQIYGKGYLPDHPPASRLGELAKQLVAVAKKYDTSRPITAALAGVVMSNFTDYPAALDLVGYNYQEFRYPEDHQKYPNRIIYGSENGMGLPAWRPVDSLAYISAQYLWTGIDYMGEAGKWPQRSNGAGLLDLAGFPKPEYYFRQSLWSDKPMLYLGAMTMPKPEDRQGRGHRQLNSTWNWEAGETVRVVSFSNADAVELFLNGQSLGKKQGREITWDVPFQPGELLAKSYRNEQQVSRTTLKTVGAPAALQARPDRTSLAGKTRGLAQIEVTLVDSKGNPVNTATNEVQVTVEGPAKLLGLESGDLASHEDYKGSKRKALHGRLLVYVQATGAGPINVSCQSPGLTGKKVALKGI, encoded by the coding sequence ATGAAAACCACTTTTTCGCTAGTATTTATCCTGGCTTGGGCGCTGGTCCTGGGCACCGCTCAGGCGCAGGCACCCCGGCAGCAAGTACTGTTCAACACCAACTGGAAGTTTCACAAAGGCGACGTAACGGCCGGCGAAAAACCCGACTTCAACGACACCGACTGGCGCCGGCTTGAGCTGCCCCACGACTGGAGCATTGAAGGGCCATTCAGCCAGGAGTGGGCCAGTGCTACCGGCTTCTTGCCGGGTGGCATTGGCTGGTACCGCAAAACGTTTGAGGTGCCCGCCGCCTTCCGTACCAAGAAGGTGTTTGTGTACTTCGATGGGGTGTACAAGAACAGCGAGGTCTGGCTGAATGGGCACTTTCTGGGCAAGCGCCCCAGTGGTTTTGCCTCGTTTCAATACGAACTGACGCCACACCTCAACGCCAACGGCCCCAACGTGCTAGCCGTGAAAGCCGACCACAGCCAGGTAGCCGATTCGCGCTGGTACACCGGGTCGGGCATCTACCGCAACGTATACTTGGTGGCTACCGAACCCGTGCACGTGGCGTTGTGGGGCGTAGGCTTCACCACCCCCGAGGTATCGGCCAGCGCCGCTACGGGCAAGGTGACGGTAGCCGTGACGAACAGAACGGCTGCCACGGCCAACGTGCTAGTAAAAAGCACGTTGCTCGATTCGCAAGGCAACGTAGTAGCCACCGCGCAGCAGCAAGTGCAAGCCAAGCCCAGCACCGATACGCCGGCCGCTCTCACGCTCAACATCAGCAAGCCCAGCCTATGGTCGGTGGAGAAACCCAGCTTGTACAAGTTGCGGGTGGCGCTGTCAGTACAAGGTAAGCTCACGGATGAAGTGGTGGAAGAAGTGGGGGTGCGGACCGTTCGGTTTGATGCCAACCAGGGCTTCTTCCTGAACGACAAGAGCTTGAAGCTCAAAGGTTTGTGTTTGCATGACGACGCGGGCGCCCTGGGCGTAGCCGTGCCGGAAGAAGTGTGGGAGCGGCGCCTGAAAGCGCTGAAAGAAGTGGGCTGCAACTCCATCCGCATGAGCCACAACCCACACGCCGACTACTTCTACGCCCTCTGCGACCGGCTCGGATTTCTGGTGATGGATGAAGCCTTCGACGAGTGGGAGGAAGGCAAAAACAAGTGGGTGGAAGGCTGGAACGTAGGCACGCCCGCCAAATATGGTACCCACGAGTTCTTCAAGGAGTGGGCCGACCGAGATTTGCGCGACATGATTCTGCGCAACCGCAACCGCCCGTCCATCATCATGTGGAGCATCGGCAACGAAATCGACTACCCGAACGACCCGTACTCGCACGAAGTGCTGAACACCGGCCGCAACCCCCAGATCTACGGCAAAGGCTACCTGCCCGACCACCCACCAGCTAGCCGTCTGGGCGAATTGGCCAAGCAGCTGGTAGCCGTAGCCAAAAAGTACGATACCTCCCGGCCCATCACGGCGGCGTTGGCCGGGGTGGTGATGTCCAACTTCACCGACTACCCCGCTGCGCTGGACCTGGTGGGCTACAACTACCAGGAGTTCCGCTACCCCGAAGACCACCAGAAGTACCCCAACCGCATCATCTACGGCAGCGAAAACGGCATGGGACTCCCGGCCTGGCGACCCGTCGATTCCTTGGCGTATATCTCCGCTCAGTACCTCTGGACGGGCATCGACTACATGGGCGAAGCCGGCAAGTGGCCCCAGCGCAGCAACGGCGCCGGCCTGCTCGACCTCGCGGGCTTCCCGAAGCCGGAGTACTACTTCCGCCAAAGCCTGTGGTCCGACAAACCGATGTTGTACCTAGGAGCCATGACGATGCCCAAGCCGGAAGACCGGCAGGGCCGCGGCCACCGCCAACTCAACTCCACCTGGAACTGGGAAGCCGGTGAAACCGTCCGGGTGGTAAGTTTTAGCAATGCCGATGCCGTGGAGCTGTTCCTGAACGGTCAGTCATTGGGTAAAAAACAGGGCCGTGAAATCACCTGGGACGTGCCCTTTCAGCCTGGCGAGCTGTTGGCCAAAAGCTACCGCAACGAGCAGCAAGTAAGCCGCACCACCCTGAAAACCGTGGGCGCCCCCGCCGCCCTGCAAGCCCGCCCCGACCGTACCTCGCTGGCCGGCAAAACCCGCGGCCTAGCCCAGATTGAAGTAACCCTGGTTGACAGCAAGGGCAACCCCGTCAATACCGCCACCAACGAAGTGCAAGTAACCGTGGAAGGACCCGCTAAACTGCTCGGCCTGGAAAGCGGCGACCTAGCCAGCCACGAAGACTACAAGGGCAGCAAGCGCAAAGCACTCCACGGCCGGCTGCTCGTGTACGTGCAAGCCACCGGCGCCGGCCCCATCAACGTCTCGTGCCAGTCACCGGGGCTAACAGGAAAGAAGGTGGCGTTGAAGGGTATTTAA